One Manihot esculenta cultivar AM560-2 chromosome 6, M.esculenta_v8, whole genome shotgun sequence DNA segment encodes these proteins:
- the LOC110617683 gene encoding phosphomethylethanolamine N-methyltransferase isoform X1, which translates to MAASGEAITDSDCKHFNNEASSFYKVEEREVQKNYWIEHSADLTVEAMMLDSKASDLDKEERPEVLSLLPSYEGKSVLEFGAGIGRFTGELAQKAGQLVAVDFIENVIKKNESINGHHKNVKFMCADVTSPDLNFSEGSVDLIFSNWLLMYLSDKEVENLAERMVKWLKVGGYIFFRESCFHQSGDSKRKSNPTHYREPRFYTKVFKECHTRDGSGNSYELSLIGCKCIGAYVRNKKNQNQICWIWQKVSSQDDKGFQQFLDNVQYKCDGILRYERVFGKGFVSTGGIETTEEFVAKLDLKRGQKVLDVGCGIGGGDFYMAENFDVEVVGIDLSINMISLALECAIGLKCNVEFEVADCTKKTYPENTFDVIYSRDTILHIQDKPALFRSFFKWLKPGGKVLISDYCKSAGTPSPEFSEYIKQRGYDLHDVKTYGQMLKDAGFAEVIAEDRTDQFNQVLQRELNAIEKEKDEFVEDFSEEDYNDIVGGWKAKLIRSSSGEQRWGLFIAKKN; encoded by the exons ATGGCTGCTTCAG GTGAGGCAATTACAGACTCAGATTGCAAACATTTCAACAATGAAGCAAGTTCCTTTTACAAAG TTGAAGAGCGTGAGGTTCAGAAGAACTACTGGATCGAGCACTCTGCCGATTTGACGGTTGAGGCAATGATGCTTGACTCCAAGGCCTCTGATCTTGACAAAGAAGAACGTCCTGAG GTACTTTCTCTGCTCCCATCATATGAAGGGAAGTccgttttggagtttggagctGGGATTGGTCGTTTCACTGGGGAATTAGCCCAGAAAGCCGGGCAGCTTGTTGCCGTGGACTTCATTGAGAATGTGATAAAGAAG AATGAAAGCATTAATGGACACCACAAGAATGTCAAGTTTATGTGTGCTGATGTGACATCCCCTGACTTGAATTTTTCGGAAGGATCAGtggatttaatattttcaaattggCTTCTTATGTATCTCTCAGATAAAGAG GTAGAGAATCTGGCAGAAAGGATGGTCAAATGGTTAAAGGTAGGTGGGTATATTTTCTTCAGAGAGTCTTGTTTCCATCAATCTGGAGATAGCAAGCGAAAAAGCAACCCAACCCACTACCGGGAGCCCAGATTTTACACAAAG GTCTTTAAAGAGTGTCATACCCGTGATGGTTCTGGAAATTCTTATGAACTCTCTCTTATCGGCTGCAAATGCATTGGAGCTTATGTGAGGAATAAGAAGAATCAAAATCAG ATATGCTGGATATGGCAGAAAGTAAGTTCTCAAGATGATAAGGGGTTCCAGCAGTTCTTGGATAATGTTCAGTATAAATGTGATGGCATCTTGCGCTACGAGCGTGTCTTTGGAAAAGGCTTTGTAAGCACAGGAGGAATTG AAACAACTGAAGAATTTGTGGCGAAGCTGGACCTTAAGCGTGGCCAGAAAGTTCTAGATGTTGGATGTGGTATTGGAGGAGGTGACTTTTACATGGCTGAGAACTTCGATGTGGAAGTTGTTGGCATTGACCTTTCAATCAATATGATTTCTCTTGCTCTTGAATGTGCTATTGGACTCAAATGCAATGTTGAGTTTGAAGTTGCTGATTGCACGAAGAAGACATATCCTGAAAACACATTTGATGTCATCTACAGTCGTGACACCATTCTGCACATTCAA GACAAACCTGCATTGTTTAGATCATTCTTCAAGTGGTTGAAGCCTGGAGGTAAAGTTCTGATCAGTGATTATTGCAAGAGTGCTGGAACTCCATCACCAGAATTTTCAGAGTATATTAAGCAGAGAGGATATGATCTCCATGATGTAAAAACATATGGGCAG ATGCTTAAGGATGCTGGTTTTGCTGAGGTGATTGCAGAGGACAGAACTGATCAG TTCAATCAAGTTCTGCAACGGGAATTAAATGCTATCGAAAAGGAGAAGGATGAATTTGTTGAAGACTTTTCTGAA GAAGACTACAATGATATAGTTGGTGGATGGAAGGCAAAGTTGATTAGGAGTTCATCTGGTGAGCAGCGATGGGGTCTGTTTATCGCAAAGAAAAATTGA
- the LOC110617683 gene encoding phosphoethanolamine N-methyltransferase 1 isoform X2, translating into MAAHVEEREVQKNYWIEHSADLTVEAMMLDSKASDLDKEERPEVLSLLPSYEGKSVLEFGAGIGRFTGELAQKAGQLVAVDFIENVIKKNESINGHHKNVKFMCADVTSPDLNFSEGSVDLIFSNWLLMYLSDKEVENLAERMVKWLKVGGYIFFRESCFHQSGDSKRKSNPTHYREPRFYTKVFKECHTRDGSGNSYELSLIGCKCIGAYVRNKKNQNQICWIWQKVSSQDDKGFQQFLDNVQYKCDGILRYERVFGKGFVSTGGIETTEEFVAKLDLKRGQKVLDVGCGIGGGDFYMAENFDVEVVGIDLSINMISLALECAIGLKCNVEFEVADCTKKTYPENTFDVIYSRDTILHIQDKPALFRSFFKWLKPGGKVLISDYCKSAGTPSPEFSEYIKQRGYDLHDVKTYGQMLKDAGFAEVIAEDRTDQFNQVLQRELNAIEKEKDEFVEDFSEEDYNDIVGGWKAKLIRSSSGEQRWGLFIAKKN; encoded by the exons ATGGCTGCTCATG TTGAAGAGCGTGAGGTTCAGAAGAACTACTGGATCGAGCACTCTGCCGATTTGACGGTTGAGGCAATGATGCTTGACTCCAAGGCCTCTGATCTTGACAAAGAAGAACGTCCTGAG GTACTTTCTCTGCTCCCATCATATGAAGGGAAGTccgttttggagtttggagctGGGATTGGTCGTTTCACTGGGGAATTAGCCCAGAAAGCCGGGCAGCTTGTTGCCGTGGACTTCATTGAGAATGTGATAAAGAAG AATGAAAGCATTAATGGACACCACAAGAATGTCAAGTTTATGTGTGCTGATGTGACATCCCCTGACTTGAATTTTTCGGAAGGATCAGtggatttaatattttcaaattggCTTCTTATGTATCTCTCAGATAAAGAG GTAGAGAATCTGGCAGAAAGGATGGTCAAATGGTTAAAGGTAGGTGGGTATATTTTCTTCAGAGAGTCTTGTTTCCATCAATCTGGAGATAGCAAGCGAAAAAGCAACCCAACCCACTACCGGGAGCCCAGATTTTACACAAAG GTCTTTAAAGAGTGTCATACCCGTGATGGTTCTGGAAATTCTTATGAACTCTCTCTTATCGGCTGCAAATGCATTGGAGCTTATGTGAGGAATAAGAAGAATCAAAATCAG ATATGCTGGATATGGCAGAAAGTAAGTTCTCAAGATGATAAGGGGTTCCAGCAGTTCTTGGATAATGTTCAGTATAAATGTGATGGCATCTTGCGCTACGAGCGTGTCTTTGGAAAAGGCTTTGTAAGCACAGGAGGAATTG AAACAACTGAAGAATTTGTGGCGAAGCTGGACCTTAAGCGTGGCCAGAAAGTTCTAGATGTTGGATGTGGTATTGGAGGAGGTGACTTTTACATGGCTGAGAACTTCGATGTGGAAGTTGTTGGCATTGACCTTTCAATCAATATGATTTCTCTTGCTCTTGAATGTGCTATTGGACTCAAATGCAATGTTGAGTTTGAAGTTGCTGATTGCACGAAGAAGACATATCCTGAAAACACATTTGATGTCATCTACAGTCGTGACACCATTCTGCACATTCAA GACAAACCTGCATTGTTTAGATCATTCTTCAAGTGGTTGAAGCCTGGAGGTAAAGTTCTGATCAGTGATTATTGCAAGAGTGCTGGAACTCCATCACCAGAATTTTCAGAGTATATTAAGCAGAGAGGATATGATCTCCATGATGTAAAAACATATGGGCAG ATGCTTAAGGATGCTGGTTTTGCTGAGGTGATTGCAGAGGACAGAACTGATCAG TTCAATCAAGTTCTGCAACGGGAATTAAATGCTATCGAAAAGGAGAAGGATGAATTTGTTGAAGACTTTTCTGAA GAAGACTACAATGATATAGTTGGTGGATGGAAGGCAAAGTTGATTAGGAGTTCATCTGGTGAGCAGCGATGGGGTCTGTTTATCGCAAAGAAAAATTGA
- the LOC110616902 gene encoding tubulin beta chain: MREILHIQGGQCGNQIGSKFWEVVCDEHGIDPTGRYDGDSELQLERVNVYYNEVSNGRYVPRAVLMDLEPGTMDSVRTGPYGQIFRPDNFVFGQSGAGNNWAKGHYTEGAELIDSVLDVVRKEAENCDCLQGFQVCHSLGGGTGSGMGTLLISKIREEYPDRMMLTFSVFPSPKVSDTVVEPYNATLSVHQLVENADECMVLDNEALYDICFRTLKLTTPSFGDLNHLISATMSGVTCCLRFPGQLNSDLRKLAVNLIPFPRLHFFMVGFAPLISRGSQQYRSLTVPELTQQMWDAKNMMCAADPRHGRYLTASAMFRGKMSTKEVDEQMINVQNKNSSYFVEWIPNNVKSSVCDIPPRGLSMASTFVGNSTSIQEMFRRVSEQFTAMFRRKAFLHWYTGEGMDEMEFTEAESNMNDLVAEYQQYQDATAEEDVEFEVDDDEDVHEN, translated from the exons ATGCGCGAAATTCTTCACATTCAAGGAGGGCAATGCGGGAATCAAATTGGATCAaagttttgggaagttgtttgtGACGAACATGGAATTGATCCGACCGGACGGTATGACGGAGATTCGGAATTACAGCTAGAGAGAGTAAACGTATATTATAATGAAGTTAGCAATGGCCGGTATGTGCCCCGAGCTGTGCTTATGGATCTTGAGCCCGGTACGATGGATAGTGTGAGGACCGGGCCTTACGGGCAAATTTTTCGACCCGATAACTTTGTATTTGGGCAATCTGGGGCTGGAAATAATTGGGCTAAGGGCCATTATACTGAAGGTGCTGAGCTTATTGATTCAGTCCTTGATGTTGTAAGGAAAGAGGCTGAGAATTGTGATTGCCTGCAAG GATTTCAAGTATGTCATTCCTTGGGTGGGGGAACTGGGTCTGGCATGGGAACTTTGCTGATTTCGAAAATTAGAGAAGAGTACCCAGATCGAATGATGCTTACATTCTCTGTGTTTCCATCTCCAAAAGTCTCAGACACCGTCGTCGAGCCTTACAATGCTACTCTTTCTGTTCATCAGCTGGTAGAAAATGCTGATGAGTGTATGGTACTTGATAATGAAGCTCTCTATGATATTTGCTTTAGGACTCTCAAGCTCACTACCCCAAGTT TTGGAGACTTGAATCATTTGATATCAGCAACAATGAGTGGAGTAACTTGCTGCTTGCGATTTCCTGGCCAACTAAACTCAGACCTACGAAAACTAGCAGTGAACTTAATCCCATTTCCAAGGCTTCACTTCTTCATGGTGGGCTTTGCACCCTTAATCTCTCGAGGATCACAGCAATACAGATCTCTAACAGTCCCAGAGCTCACCCAACAAATGTGGGATGCCAAGAACATGATGTGTGCAGCTGATCCACGCCATGGCCGATACCTCACAGCATCAGCAATGTTCAGAGGCAAAATGAGCACGAAAGAAGTAGACGAGCAGATGATAAATGTTCAGAACAAAAACTCTTCTTACTTCGTTGAATGGATACCCAACAATGTGAAGTCCAGCGTCTGTGATATTCCACCAAGAGGGCTTTCAATGGCGTCGACGTTCGTGGGGAATTCAACTTCTATTCAGGAGATGTTTAGAAGAGTGAGTGAACAGTTCACAGCCATGTTTAGAAGGAAAGCTTTTTTGCATTGGTATACAGGAGAAGGAATGGATGAAATGGAGTTTACAGAAGCTGAAAGTAATATGAATGATCTTGTTGCCGAGTATCAACAGTATCAAGATGCTACTGCTGAAGAAGATGTTGAGTTTGAggttgatgatgatgaagatgttCATGAGAATTGA
- the LOC110617095 gene encoding WUSCHEL-related homeobox 1 — protein sequence MWMMGYNDGGELNMADSFNGRKLRPLVPRTPPVPSPNTTSSSSPPRLSRIHGNDFFSLNHHLATMADQSKREFHTQPVVSSRWNPTPEQLRTLEELYRRGTRTPSAEQIQNITAQLRRYGKIEGKNVFYWFQNHKARERQKRRRQMESEAPEHQHQQQNRDIEIFERKESGANRTAYEVEQTKNWAPSSNCSTLLEEDMTIQREAKGVVAECRGEGWTQYENEVELQHRRNYIMERNATWQMMQLSCPSTTHLINTSSGTCTITTTTATILAEEAEATTSTVAAETIRTMDPNRQLIKTHTGLNIFIAPYIENNIGQHGLIHHFSNEEDHNGCGDSHQTLQLFPLRNGGGGECIHDKETETSSAVAAAMNANFATPCQFFEFLPLKN from the exons ATGTGGATGATGGGTTATAACGATGGTGGAGAGCTCAACATGGCAGATTCTTTCAATGGAAGAAAGCTAAGGCCACTTGTTCCGAGGACTCCACCAGTGCCTTCTCCAAACACTACTTCAAGTTCTAGCCCTCCTAGACTTAGCCGTATCCATGGCAACGATTTCTTTTCACTAAATCATCATCTGG CTACCATGGCTGACCAAAGCAAAAGAGAGTTCCATACACAACcagtagtgagctcaagatggAATCCAACTCCAGAACAGTTAAGGACCCTAGAAGAACTATATCGAAGGGGAACAAGAACTCCATCAGCAGAGCAAATTCAAAACATCACTGCACAGCTTCGAAGATATGGAAAGATTGAAGGGAAGAATGTGTTCTACTGGTTTCAAAATCACAAGGCAAGAGAACGGCAAAAACGACGACGTCAAATGGAATCTGAAGCTCCTGAGCATCAACATCAGCAGCAGAATCGTGATATAGAAatctttgaaagaaaagaatcaG GGGCAAATAGGACAGCCTATGAAGTTGAACAGACCAAGAACTGGGCTCCCTCTTCAAACTGCAGTACACTACTAGAG GAAGACATGACAATACAAAGGGAAGCAAAAGGAGTAGTGGCAGAATGTAGAGGAGAAGGATGGACACAATACGAGAATGAAGTAGAATTACAGCATAGAAGGAATTACATTATGGAAAGGAATGCCACGTGGCAGATGATGCAGTTGTCTTGTCCATCTACCACCCACCTCATAAACACTAGCTCTGGTACTTGTACAATTACTACAACAACTGCTACAATCTtagcagaagaagcagaagcaacaACATCTACAGTAGCAGCAGAAACAATAAGAACAATGGACCCAAATAGGCAACTCATTAAGACCCATACTGGTCTTAATATCTTCATAGCTCCCTACATAGAAAATAATATTGGGCAGCATGGCCTTATTCATCACTTCAGCAATGAAGAAGATCATAATGGATGTGGGGATTCTCATCAAACACTTCAACTCTTTCCTCTTCGCAATGGCGGTGGCGGTGAATGCATTCATGATAAAGAGACTGAAACTTCATCAGCAGTTGCTGCAGCCATGAATGCCAACTTCGCTACACCTTGCCAGTTTTTTGAATTCCTTCCATTGAAGAACTAA
- the LOC110616866 gene encoding thaumatin-like protein, translating to MAIMLRSLLNLLLSTLIFSHITGEVSAATITLYNKCSHPVWPGIQPSAGQKLLARGGFKLPPNKAYSLNLPPLWSGRFWGRHGCIFDASGRGHCATGDCGGALYCNGLGGAPPATLAEITLGNDQDFYDVSLVDGYNIAMSITPFKGSGKCSYAGCVSDLNLMCPAGLQVRSKDNRRVVACKSACFAFNSPRYCCTGSFGNPQSCKPTAYSRIFKAACPKAYSYAYDDPTSIATCTRGSYLVTFCPHHR from the exons ATGGCGATAATGCTTAGATCTCTGCTCAATCTCTTGCTCTCCACTCTCATTTTCTCCCACATCACAG GCGAGGTCTCAGCAGCAACTATAACACTTTACAACAAGTGCAGCCACCCAGTGTGGCCAGGCATTCAACCAAgcgcagggcagaaacttctaGCTCGCGGCGGCTTCAAGCTCCCACCCAACAAGGCTTACTCTCTAAACCTCCCACCACTCTGGTCCGGCCGCTTCTGGGGTCGCCATGGCTGCATATTTGACGCATCTGGCCGTGGACACTGCGCTACAGGAGACTGTGGTGGTGCTCTTTACTGCAATGGACTAGGAGGTGCTCCTCCAGCCACCTTAGCTGAAATCACCCTGGGAAACGACCAAGATTTCTACGACGTCAGCCTCGTCGACGGCTACAATATTGCAATGTCGATAACCCCATTTAAAGGATCAGGCAAATGTAGCTATGCAGGGTGCGTCAGCGACCTGAATCTGATGTGTCCGGCTGGGCTGCAGGTGAGGTCCAAGGATAATAGAAGAGTTGTAGCTTGCAAGAGTGCTTGTTTTGCTTTCAATTCTCCGAGATATTGCTGCACAGGAAGCTTTGGAAACCCTCAGTCTTGCAAGCCAACTGCTTATTCGAGGATTTTTAAGGCTGCTTGTCCTAAAGCTTACTCTTATGCTTATGATGATCCCACAAGCATTGCGACTTGTACTCGTGGGAGCTATTTGGTCACTTTCTGCCCTCATCATCGCTGA